In Meiothermus sp. CFH 77666, the sequence GAGAAGGTGAGCAAGGGCTACTCCTGGTCGGCGGCTTTTGGCGACGCCGTGACCGAACTGGCCTACCAGGAACCCAAACTCTTTGTGATTACCCCGGCCATGCGCGAGGGTTCGGGCCTGGTGCGCTACTCCCAGACCCACCCCGAGCGCTACCTGGACACCGGCATCTGCGAGGACGTGGCGGCCACTACTGCCGCCGGGATGGCCCTGCGCGGCCTGAAGCCCGTTCTGGCCATCTACTCCACCTTTTTGCAACGGGCCTTCGACCAGGTGATTCACGATATTGCCATCGAGAACCTGCCGGTGGTGTTGGCGGTGGATCGGGCCGGGATTGTGGGGGGCGACGGGGCGACCCATAACGGGGTCTTCGATATTGCCTACCTGCGTACCATCCCTAACGTGCAGATTGCCGCCCCCAGGGATGCCCTGGAGTTGCGGGCCATGCTCAAGAAAGCGCTGGCGCTGGGCGGGCCCATCGCCATCCGCTACGCCCGCGACAACGTGGAAAAAGCGCCCGAAGGGGCCTGGCCCGAGATTGAGTGGGGCCGATGGGAAGTGCTGAAGGAAGGTTCCAAAGCCTATATCCTGGGTTTTGGCAAGACCCTCAAGTACGCCCTCGAGGCCGCCCTGGATAACCCCGAGGTGGGGGTGATCAACGCCCGGTTCATCAAGCCGCTGGACAGGGAGATGCTAAAGAGGCTGGCCCTCGAGGGCTACAAGCTGGTCACCACCGAAGACCACCAGAAGATGGGAGGCTTCGGCAGCGCGGTGCTGGAAGCCCTCAACGAACTGGGCCTGAAGCCCGACATCCGGGTGCTGGGCCTGCCAGACCGCTTCTTTGACCACGGCTCCATCCCCCGCATGCACCGTGAGGCCGGCATTGACGCCGAGGCCATCCGCGAGGCGCTGGCCGGGATGGGGGTCGGCAGGGTGTCGAGCCCTGCCAGAACCTGAATGCAAACGCAGCTTCTCCCCATGACCGCCAACACCTACCTGGTGGGCGAAGTTGAAGGGCTATTGCTGGTAGACAGCGGCATGCCGCACGAGAACCGAAAGCTCTTGCGCTACCTGGGGGACAAAAAACCGGCAGCGCTGCTGCTGACGCACCACCACCTGGATCATGTGGGCGGGGCCCGCATGCTCTGGGAGCGCTTTGGGCTTCCCATCTACGCCCACCCCCTGGATATCCCCTATATCTGCGGCGACAAACGCCGCCCTCCCTTCCCACCCATCCCCTGGCTGGGGGACTATATCGCCAATAGCCCCAGGCCCCTCCCGAAGGAGGCCCTTATTCCCGTAGAGGAGGGGGCCTTTGTGCTGGGCTGGCGGGTGGTGCACCTGCCGGGGCACACGCCTGGGCAAGTAGGTTTGCTGCGGCAGGGTACCCTTCTAGCAGGCGATGCCCTACGGGTAGGCCCCCGGGGCCCCTGGGTGCCGCCCGCCATAGTCAACCACGACACCCAGGAAGCCCGCCGCACGGTGGGCAAGATAGCCCGCCTCGAGGCCAACACCATCCTGGTAGGACATGGGCCGCCCACCACCATCGAGGCGGTGCGTGCGCTGGCGGCAAGGCTGGGCCTCTAGCGCTGAATATCGCCCTTTTTCACCGGCAAACCTGCGGCCTGCCAGGCCGAGATGCCCCCGGCCAGGTTGTAGACCTCAAAGCCCTTCTGGGCCAGAAACTCGGCGGCTTGCTGGCTGCGGCTGCCGCTTTCGCACTGGCAGATGATGGGCTTGTCTTTGGGCAGGCTTTCCCAGCGCCTGGCCAGCTCGGCCAGCGGCAGCCCCTGGGAGCCTGGAATTTTGGCCAGTTTGCGCTCGAGGGGGGTGCGCACATCTATCATCACCGCCCCTGCCCTGAGCTTTTCCTGGGCTTCCCTGGCAGCAATCCGGGGCACCCTGGGCCCCAGTCCCAACAGATTTTTCAACCATCCCCACATATCTTTCAGTCTATTGCTTTTGGCCGGAAGACAAAGTTCACTTGCGCAATATATCCCCAGGGGGTATACTGCCATATACCGGTGGGGGTATGCTGCCCCGCCAAAGGAGAAAACCATGTTCTTAGACGAAAAGATTCAAGGCCAGGTGCGCGAGATGCTGGCTCCTATTCAGAACCCGGTGGAGTTGGTGGTGTTTACCACCTCGGGCATCGAGCTTCCCGGTCAGGAAGTGGGCCTTCAGGACGAGACCCTGGGCTTGCTGAAGGAAGTTGTCGCTTTGAACCCCAATCTCAGCCTGGAACAACGCTCCTTGCACGCCGACCCCGAAGCCCAGGCCCTGGGCCTGAACTATGCGCCCACCATTCTGCT encodes:
- the dxs gene encoding 1-deoxy-D-xylulose-5-phosphate synthase translates to MILQKVNQPQDLKTLSQEELLQLAEELRSEIIRVCAQNGGHLASSLGAVELIVALHKVFDSPRDRLLFDVGHQAYAHKILTGRKDVIHTIRQEGGISGFTKVSESEHDAITVGHASTSLANALGMAMARDTLGQDYHVVGIIGDGALTGGMALAALNVIGERKPRLLMVLNDNEMSISENVGALNRYFKEYQTKKWVQDTQKWGKQVLEGISPKLFNLVDRAKEAAKLMLHQENPFYAWGIRYVGPVDGHDLPGLIHILEQIKELDGPTLLHIVTQKGKGYGVAEEDPIYWHGPPGFNPQNPEKVSKGYSWSAAFGDAVTELAYQEPKLFVITPAMREGSGLVRYSQTHPERYLDTGICEDVAATTAAGMALRGLKPVLAIYSTFLQRAFDQVIHDIAIENLPVVLAVDRAGIVGGDGATHNGVFDIAYLRTIPNVQIAAPRDALELRAMLKKALALGGPIAIRYARDNVEKAPEGAWPEIEWGRWEVLKEGSKAYILGFGKTLKYALEAALDNPEVGVINARFIKPLDREMLKRLALEGYKLVTTEDHQKMGGFGSAVLEALNELGLKPDIRVLGLPDRFFDHGSIPRMHREAGIDAEAIREALAGMGVGRVSSPART
- a CDS encoding MBL fold metallo-hydrolase; its protein translation is MQTQLLPMTANTYLVGEVEGLLLVDSGMPHENRKLLRYLGDKKPAALLLTHHHLDHVGGARMLWERFGLPIYAHPLDIPYICGDKRRPPFPPIPWLGDYIANSPRPLPKEALIPVEEGAFVLGWRVVHLPGHTPGQVGLLRQGTLLAGDALRVGPRGPWVPPAIVNHDTQEARRTVGKIARLEANTILVGHGPPTTIEAVRALAARLGL
- a CDS encoding rhodanese-like domain-containing protein translates to MWGWLKNLLGLGPRVPRIAAREAQEKLRAGAVMIDVRTPLERKLAKIPGSQGLPLAELARRWESLPKDKPIICQCESGSRSQQAAEFLAQKGFEVYNLAGGISAWQAAGLPVKKGDIQR